In Spinacia oleracea cultivar Varoflay chromosome 5, BTI_SOV_V1, whole genome shotgun sequence, a single window of DNA contains:
- the LOC110779611 gene encoding uncharacterized protein, with the protein MHLFDLNLESHDAESSFMEYAHPVGERELAVAAVAVATGDPFIEISAEELEALEFSAMVDEDDADFEDNEVWYLSEPESESDSEENDIHDNQQTETETNLHDNQQNETGLHVNPILTKKRHEQDNKGRTHLAQRLLVLSRDWVRLPTGVSQQLQDEFDISRSTVSRMWKNVREQGKLGPDLIDVKNKKTGKVGRKPRDFDTEIMLQISQKARTTIQSFASALECSPSMVYKLLKKGIIRSHTNSIKPTVSAAHKITRLKWILGLTLPRTVTQQSTFMSLSNFVHIDENWFFMSKNTQRYYLLAGEEEPYRHIQSKNYTEKVMFLSGVARPIIASGGEVIWDGKIGIWAFTDEVAAIRTSKNRERGTIETKATPSITKNVIRRKMLDELLPTIRAKWPANACKTIWIQQDNARPHIFPNDPEFLEEANKYGFDIHLICQPAQSPDLNVLDLGFFRGIQSLQHQKFPKNVTELVQSVHDAYMEYDPKSLNHTWLQLQYVMVEILKQKGGNNYKSPHQGKKRLERLGLLPTDTQIQQHIIDDAVDFLNEGFVVAPGAYDYDIDMEDAN; encoded by the coding sequence ATGCACTTGTTTGACTTGAATTTGGAAAGCCACGATGCTGAAAGCAGCTTCATGGAGTATGCACATCCCGTGGGAGAGAGAGAGTTAGctgttgctgctgttgctgttgctacAGGGGATCCTTTTATTGAAATTTCTGCTGAAGAGCTTGAAGCGCTTGAATTTTCTGCTATGGTTGACGAGGATGATGCTGACTTTGAAGATAACGAGGTATGGTACTTAAGCGAACCTGAAAGTGAAAGTGATAGTGAAGAAAATGATATTCATGATAATCAACAAACTGAAACAGAAACTAATTTGCATGATAATCAACAAAATGAAACTGGTTTGCATGTTAATCCCATCTTAACTAAAAAAAGACATGAACAAGATAACAAAGGACGAACTCATCTGGCACAAAGGTTGTTGGTATTATCGAGAGACTGGGTGAGATTACCAACAGGAGTAAGCCAACAATTACAAGATGAATTCGACATAAGCAGGTCTACAGTTAGTAGGATGTGGAAAAATGTTAGAGAACAAGGAAAGCTAGGTCCAGATCTGATTGATGTGAAGAATAAAAAAACAGGGAAGGTGGGGAGAAAACCAAGAGACTTTGACACTGAAATCATGCTGCAAATAAGTCAAAAAGCAAGAACCACCATACAAAGTTTTGCATCAGCACTAGAATGCAGCCCTTCGATGGTGTATAAATTGTTAAAAAAAGGGATTATCAGATCACATACGAACTCTATCAAGCCAACAGTTTCTGCAGCACACAAAATCACTAGATTGAAATGGATTTTGGGTCTCACCCTTCCAAGAACAGTCACACAACAATCAACATTCATGTCACTTAGCAATTTTGTGCATATTGATGAAAATTGGTTCTTTATGAGCAAAAACACGCAACGATATTATCTACTGGCAGGCGAAGAAGAACCTTACCGACATATTCAAAGCAAGAACTACACAGAAAAGGTGATGTTCTTATCGGGAGTGGCAAGACCAATAATAGCTAGTGGTGGAGAGGTTATATGGGATGGGAAAATAGGGATTTGGGCATTCACAGATGAAGTTGCAGCCATCAGAACAAGTAAAAATAGAGAAAGGGGCACCATCGAGACCAAAGCAACACCATCAATAACCAAGAATGTCATTAGAAGGAAAATGCTCGATGAATTGCTACCAACAATCAGGGCTAAATGGCCGGCTAATGCATGTAAAACTATTTGGATACAACAAGATAATGCAAGGCCACATATTTTTCCTAACGATCCTGAATTTCTAGAGGAAGCAAATAAATATGGGTTTGACATTCACTTAATCTGCCAGCCAGCACAATCTCCTGATCTGAATGTTTTGGACTTGGGATTCTTTAGGGGCATACAGTCACTACAACACCAAAAGTTCCCAAAAAATGTCACGGAGTTGGTTCAATCAGTGCACGATGCTTACATGGAGTATGACCCTAAGAGTCTAAACCACACATGGCTACAACTACAATACGTGATGGTTGAAATACTAAAACAGAAGGGAGGGAACAACTACAAGAGTCCACATCAaggcaagaaaagactagaaaGACTTGGTTTGTTGCCTACCGATACTCAAATCCAACAACATATCATAGATGATGCCGTTGACTTTTTAAATGAGGGTTTTGTGGTAGCACCAGGGGCATATGACTATGACATTGATATGGAAGATGCAAATTAA